TATCCAACTGGGTCTGTAGTGAATTAACCTGCTCTTGCTGACGCTGCATCAGAGTTTGATAGTCCGATACTTTCAATGAATGTTCGTAGTGCTGCTTTTGGTAGTTGAGTTTAGCTTCATTGAGGGAAGCGATCGCCTTCTCGACATTAATAAGAAGCTTCTAACTCTCGGCGTTTTAAATCGGCTAATTTCTGCACTTTCTCAGATTCAAATACTTGAACGTGCCAGGGGTCTTTGTGGTAGAACTTCTGGTCAAAGTTATTTATCTAATTGACGATCGCATCTAAATTAAACTGAGCCTGTTTGAGGGTGACTAGTTCGGTTTGGAACTAAGGTACGGGAACGGGTTTTAGTACGTTGAGGGGTAATTTAGGTTTGGCGAGGGAGTCTGCTAATCGCTGTTTTTTGGCTTCTCCTAAAGGATACCGCTTCGCATATAGTTTGGTTTTTTCGGAGGTGCGATGCCTTCGGCTATGCTTCGCAAATCGCTAATGACCTCGCCGACATTAATTCTCTGTCCTTCTTCTACTTTCAAGTCTGATAGTTGGTTGAGAATTAGGGTGATGGTATGACGATTTGGGGTTTGATTGATTTAGTTCTTCGGTGACGGGTACGGGTGCAGTAGCTATAACATCGGTATTATTGGCATTAACAAAGGCATAAGCAGCAACGGCTAAAAGGAGGTAGCCCAATAGATTATATATTTTCATCACAGTTCACCAAGATTGGTCTTCTGTTACTGTCATAGTCTATTGGGTGAGGTTTTGGGTGCGATCGCGAAGCGCGACGCGAAGCTAGTGCTAAAGCATACCGCTCCGCATATCCTTTAGGGTACCCGAAGGGTAATCTGAGTTCGGGAATTGAGCGATCCGAAGGCTAGGCGTAAGCCTAATCGCTCAATTCCCCCAGTACTCTCCAGGAAGATCCTTTTTTTGAACAGTAACCCTGCCAACTTTTTTACCTGACATTCTCAATAATTCATCACCTGAAAATTCAAAACCAAGCAAGAGTGCTATTTGTGCAACTTCATCTGCTGTTGATGAAGCAAGCACCTCATTTTTAAGTGCAGGTTCAGACTGCATTTTCTTTAAAAATGCTTCGAGTTGATCTAAAGCCATATTTGAAAATCCTATTCTTACTCTTTGGTGTTGCGAACTTGTTGATCAGAATTATAGTAGACTATGAAAATTCATCTTGAATATTCATGACCGCAAAATCCTAACCTCGACATTCCCAACTGCATACTGTTCTCTCAAAAGCGCGATCGCTCTCTCCAACTCACAATAATTCAACTTCAAACTACTCCCAACCAACTCAGCCGTAGCCATTTGATTCGGTTCAACGGGAATCTTCACATCTTCAGGGAAGTCTACCGTTAGTTCTCCATTTATGTAGATGTCTGCGCCTGGATAAGTCTGTTGTAGTTCTTCTTGGGCGATCGCTTCTTCATCATCAAAACTAATACTCTTAATCTCAGTCTTGGCAGCTTCCCCTACTTCTGTACTTACCTTACTCGTAATAATCTGTTCGCCAGTCTGATAAACACCTTTGCCATCAGTAACTACAAACTCATTACCTTCATTGCCGATAATCAAATATTTACCGTCGGCAGAAGTGCGATTGCGAAGCTAGCCGTTAGGCATCGCTTGCCCAAACACCCGTAATGTTCGCATAAACGTTATTAATACTTGCGTTCTGGTTATATACTCGCACGATGCCATCTCTCAAGCCTAGATTCTGAGAGACTTTTTGAGTGATGCCCCCACCGTTGGCTAAATGAATACCCAATGTTAGTAGGGCGATAAGCAAGAGCGGCATGGCGACACGAAGTTAGTCCTTTAGGGCTCCGCTACGCAATTGCTAAAACCCATAATTCACGACTCTCCACCAGTTTTTAGTCTTCTTCTTGGATTACTTACACTGATTGCCCAGATAGGCTCAGGATAAAATAACTGTACCCCTTGTTTGGTGAAGGTATCGGAGAAACAGGCGAGAAGATGACCTAATGACAGAGCGATCGGACGCGAAGCTTATACTAAAGCTACTCGCTTCGCATCTTCCGAAGGTGTCCTAAAGGATACACCTACGGATATACCCTTTAGGGAATCCTTTAGGGCTGTTTTGATATCTCCCAGAAAGTAGCCGATACTGATCGAGACAATAGCGATCGCAACAGTAGCTAGCAGACAATGAGTAATGGAGTGATGGGGGAATCTATTTTCAATCCAAGTACTAATCGCAAACCAGATTTTGCCAATGGTGCTAGTAGTGGTGTCGATGTCGGGTCACCATTCTTGTTATATTGGGTTTCCGTTGTCGGAATATCTAACTTCCAGGCGATCGCCATAAAGAATTTTTTGATTGAGCTTTGTAAGTAGCGATCGCAGACTGAAATTCTCCTGACATTTCTTTATGGAGAGCTAGGGCAAAATTACCTTTACCCGTTCCCGCTTCTCTT
The sequence above is a segment of the Coleofasciculaceae cyanobacterium genome. Coding sequences within it:
- a CDS encoding Nif11-like leader peptide family natural product precursor — encoded protein: MALDQLEAFLKKMQSEPALKNEVLASSTADEVAQIALLLGFEFSGDELLRMSGKKVGRVTVQKKDLPGEYWGN